The genomic DNA AGTGCGTAGCCGACGCCGTGGACCGTGCGGATCCGCTCGGCGCCGATCTTCCGGCGCAGCGCTTTGATATGGCTGTCGACGGTACGCGTGCCGGAGGCGTCCGCCCAGTCCCACACCTCGGCGAGCAACTGCTCGCGCGAGAGCACGGCACGCGGGGTGTTCGCCAGACACACCAGCAGGTCGAACTCGGTGGGCGTCAGGTGCACGTCCTCGCTGCGCACCCGTACCCGGCGCTGCGCGTGGTCGATCTCCAGCTCGCCGAGGCGCAGGATGCCCGAGCGCGGGGTGGACGCGGCCACCACGGCACGCTCCACCCGGCGCAGCAGGACGTGCACCCGCGCCGCCAGCTCCCGCATGGAGAACGGCTTGGTCATGTAGTCGTCGGCGCCGACCCCGAGCCCGACCAGCATGTCGGTCTCGTCGTCGCGCGCGGTGAGCATCAGCACCGGCACCGGGCGGGCGGCCTGCACACGGCGGCAGACCTCCAGCCCGTCGAAGCCGGGCAGCATGATGTCGAGGATCAGCAGATCGGGCTGCCAGGCCTCGGCGGTGTCGACGGCCGACGGCCCGTCGCCCGCGGTCTGCACGAGGAATCCCTCGGCCCGCAAACGGGCTGCGATGGCATCGACGATCGTCGGGTCGTCCTCGACCACCAGCACCCGGCGCTGCGCGCCGGGCGTGGCCGTGGCCGTACCGTTGTGGGAGGTCTGTGTCTGCTCCATCGCCCGCCCCTGAAGTGTGCTTTCCGGAACCAGTGGGGTGATCCCATGACTGCGCTTGACGCTTGAATGATCTGCGTCAGGGAAGCAGGGTACGGGGAGTAACGGCCGCTTTGCTATCCAGGTCGGACGGCGAGGTGCACGACGTCGGGAACGCCTCGGTCAACGGGGATCTCTTCGGTACGCACCCGTTGGAACCCGGCATTCCATAAGGTTCGCTCAAATTCCGGAGAGGGCTGCGCCGACCATACGGCGAGCACCCCGCCTGGCCTCAACGCCCTTGCACAGCTTGCCAGTCCGGCCGCTGAGTAGAGGCTGTCGTTGCCCTCGGTGACGGTCCAGCCGGGCCCGTTGTCGATGTCGAGGCAGAGCGCGTCGAAAGTGGCGCAAGTCTCATTGACGAATGTGACCAGGTCCGTTTTCACAATGTCGGTGCGGGGATCGCCGAAAGCGGCCGCGGAGAGGGCCGACAGCGG from Streptomyces sp. NBC_01478 includes the following:
- a CDS encoding response regulator transcription factor produces the protein MEQTQTSHNGTATATPGAQRRVLVVEDDPTIVDAIAARLRAEGFLVQTAGDGPSAVDTAEAWQPDLLILDIMLPGFDGLEVCRRVQAARPVPVLMLTARDDETDMLVGLGVGADDYMTKPFSMRELAARVHVLLRRVERAVVAASTPRSGILRLGELEIDHAQRRVRVRSEDVHLTPTEFDLLVCLANTPRAVLSREQLLAEVWDWADASGTRTVDSHIKALRRKIGAERIRTVHGVGYALETPTP
- a CDS encoding spermidine synthase; amino-acid sequence: MTTAYDTPVVLDRREGPYGEVVLRRHGELLQIIANGCFLMDTSDGRSERLLVDAARDALDSRPEPHVLIGGLGVGFSLAHAAADPRWGRITVVEREPAIVEWHRSGPLSALSAAAFGDPRTDIVKTDLVTFVNETCATFDALCLDIDNGPGWTVTEGNDSLYSAAGLASCARALRPGGVLAVWSAQPSPEFERTLWNAGFQRVRTEEIPVDRGVPDVVHLAVRPG